One stretch of Trichomycterus rosablanca isolate fTriRos1 chromosome 3, fTriRos1.hap1, whole genome shotgun sequence DNA includes these proteins:
- the lrrc30a gene encoding leucine-rich repeat-containing protein 30a codes for MGGKQSRKLAGRKSAAEENVTSSDKIGKRSVMRFGFTVLSLACQGMMEPPEELWEHTELQKLNLSLNCISSLPSSLGNLQKLVVLNLWGNQLTSLPAEIGQLRNLKVLFAHRNYLTEVPEELGSCIKLEVLSLANNQLTSLPDSLSALTNLCKLNLSHNNIVYVPPCVYALKKLVFLHLACNRLENIAEQIQVLVDLKIFIVEGNCIHTLPKMLCCLTKLELLNVDYNDIQNIPAEMHQLNRLEKLAAHPLDKGLHILHNPLLKPIKEVLDGGLQALYIYLKAS; via the coding sequence ATGGGAGGAAAGCAATCGAGGAAGCTGGCAGGAAGAAAAAGTGCAGCCGAGGAGAATGTGACATCATCCGACAAAATCGGCAAACGTTCTGTGATGCGCTTTGGTTTCACTGTGCTCAGTTTGGCCTGTCAAGGTATGATGGAGCCTCCTGAGGAATTATGGGAGCATACAGAACTGCAAAAGCTCAATTTATCCCTAAACTGCATATCTTCTTTGCCTTCTTCATTGGGCAACCTTCAAAAGCTGGTGGTACTTAATTTGTGGGGTAACCAACTCACTAGTTTACCCGCTGAGATTGGCCAGCTTAGGAACCTAAAGGTGCTTTTTGCCCATCGGAACTACTTGACCGAGGTTCCTGAAGAACTCGGCTCCTGTATCAAGCTTGAGGTTCTGAGTCTGGCAAATAACCAACTCACAAGTCTCCCAGACAGCCTTTCTGCTCTTACCAATCTGTGCAAGCTCAACCTGAGCCACAACAACATAGTTTATGTCCCACCATGCGTCTACGCCTTGAAAAAGCTGGTCTTCTTGCATTTGGCCTGCAACAGACTGGAAAACATTGCAGAGCAGATCCAAGTGCTGGTTGATCTAAAGATCTTTATAGTGGAAGGAAATTGTATACACACCCTGCCCAAAATGCTCTGCTGCCTTACCAAGCTAGAACTGCTCAATGTGGACTACAATGACATTCAGAACATTCCTGCTGAAATGCACCAACTGAACAGGCTGGAGAAACTTGCTGCTCATCCGCTGGATAAAGGACTCCATATCCTGCACAATCCATTGCTGAAGCCTATTAAAGAAGTGCTGGATGGTGGTCTTCAGGCTCTTTATATCTACCTCAAGGCTAGTTGA